The following are encoded together in the Poseidonibacter lekithochrous genome:
- a CDS encoding sel1 repeat family protein, protein MNQIIICIIVFIFTSCTNQKFTSSSETSIYSQKADLYNFDSNLTKAIEYYEKDYLDNRNNISALKLARIYRYKIKDYIKMEEWYINAHKLHNDFAFYELGIFFYLKGNMNKTVEYFDKNSLNDFLGMRATLTKLKYYTNLSIKYYEHKNYKVELNKIKKLYYSDHYIYKLENIYPKLRDDNYKDFSIQSKYEGYADTIIYKHKLIKYENITKYEALNTGNSNYQLARINRYLLLNYKQAITYYERAHSLGHINSAFELAEFYNYEMNDIQNSIKWYKKAHLIGNKQASFNLALFYDFKLYAYTNAIDWYKKAFKLGHKSSSTNISLIYKDNIKNSQKYLIWKGN, encoded by the coding sequence TTGAATCAAATAATTATATGTATAATTGTATTTATATTTACTTCCTGCACAAATCAAAAGTTTACAAGTAGTTCTGAAACTTCTATTTATTCGCAAAAAGCTGACTTATATAATTTTGATAGTAATTTAACAAAAGCTATAGAGTATTATGAAAAAGACTATTTAGATAACAGAAATAATATTTCTGCCTTAAAACTTGCAAGAATTTATAGATATAAAATAAAAGATTATATTAAAATGGAAGAATGGTATATTAATGCGCATAAATTACATAATGATTTTGCCTTTTATGAATTAGGAATATTTTTTTATTTAAAAGGAAATATGAATAAAACTGTTGAATATTTTGATAAAAATAGTTTAAATGATTTTCTGGGAATGAGAGCTACCCTTACTAAGTTAAAGTATTATACGAATTTGTCTATTAAGTATTATGAACATAAAAATTATAAAGTTGAATTAAATAAAATAAAAAAGCTGTATTATTCAGATCATTATATATACAAGCTAGAAAATATTTATCCTAAGTTAAGAGATGATAATTATAAAGATTTTTCAATTCAATCTAAATATGAAGGTTATGCTGATACTATTATATATAAACATAAACTAATAAAATATGAAAATATTACTAAATATGAAGCTTTAAATACGGGAAATAGTAATTATCAATTAGCACGTATTAATAGATATTTATTATTAAATTATAAGCAAGCTATAACTTACTATGAAAGAGCACACTCGTTAGGACACATTAATTCTGCATTTGAATTAGCAGAATTTTACAATTATGAAATGAACGATATTCAAAATTCAATTAAATGGTATAAAAAGGCTCATTTAATTGGTAATAAACAAGCATCTTTTAATTTGGCTTTATTTTATGATTTTAAATTATATGCTTATACTAATGCTATAGATTGGTATAAAAAAGCATTTAAATTAGGACATAAATCATCATCTACTAATATTTCTTTAATATACAAAGATAATATTAAAAATAGTCAAAAATATTTAATATGGAAAGGAAATTGA
- a CDS encoding response regulator transcription factor produces the protein MKILLLEDDSMLNEMISEYLNSTGHVVKNATTGHECMELLEEEKFDLLILDINLPDINGFTILERLHEQKRMIPTIYISALIDIEDIQRAFDIGCHDYLKKPFHLKELTIRINKILKTSIVPQKHKRLSKHYSYDSETMTLLFDNEPHILPKRQIQIIELLAHNRSLVVQYDMFRDYVWNDDYIDNATIRAEVNRVKKVLKEDFIKNIRGSGYMVERPN, from the coding sequence AAGATGATTCAATGTTAAATGAAATGATTAGTGAATATCTTAATTCTACTGGTCATGTTGTAAAAAATGCAACAACAGGTCATGAGTGTATGGAACTTTTAGAAGAAGAAAAGTTTGATCTTTTGATTTTAGATATTAATTTACCCGATATAAATGGTTTTACAATATTAGAAAGATTACATGAACAAAAAAGAATGATACCAACTATTTATATCTCAGCATTAATAGATATAGAAGATATTCAAAGAGCCTTTGATATTGGATGTCATGATTATTTGAAAAAACCATTTCATTTAAAAGAGTTAACAATTAGAATAAATAAAATTCTAAAAACAAGTATTGTTCCACAAAAACATAAACGTTTATCAAAACATTATTCATATGATTCAGAGACTATGACTTTATTATTTGATAATGAACCACATATTTTACCAAAAAGACAAATTCAAATTATTGAATTATTAGCTCATAATAGAAGTCTTGTTGTTCAATATGATATGTTTAGAGATTATGTTTGGAATGATGATTATATTGATAATGCAACAATTAGAGCAGAAGTTAATAGAGTAAAAAAAGTATTAAAAGAAGATTTTATTAAAAATATTAGAGGTAGTGGTTATATGGTAGAAAGACCAAACTAG